One genomic window of Verrucomicrobiia bacterium includes the following:
- a CDS encoding PIN domain-containing protein, with protein sequence MPGKVLDSFALIAYFRDEPGAETMENLLVAAGKKDTPLHMTDVNYAEVKYSIVKKDGAAAWEEAAKVLEGLPIDFHSTTRAMADNAADFKARFKISLADAFAAALAKEKKAELVTGDSEFKTLEKEIKINWLK encoded by the coding sequence ATGCCCGGTAAGGTGCTCGACAGTTTTGCGCTCATCGCCTACTTCCGCGACGAACCGGGCGCCGAGACGATGGAAAATCTACTCGTGGCCGCGGGCAAGAAGGATACGCCGCTTCACATGACCGATGTGAATTATGCTGAGGTCAAATACTCCATTGTGAAGAAGGACGGCGCAGCAGCTTGGGAGGAGGCCGCAAAGGTCCTTGAGGGCCTGCCGATCGACTTTCACTCCACGACCCGCGCGATGGCTGACAATGCAGCCGATTTCAAAGCGCGATTTAAAATCAGCCTCGCCGACGCGTTCGCCGCCGCGCTCGCGAAAGAAAAGAAAGCCGAACTCGTCACCGGTGACTCGGAATTCAAGACGCTGGAAAAGGAAATC